acagcaagaatactcatggctgaaacgactggcatactctcgtaatgactcgtccggcttctggagAATAGTgcacaagtcatctgcagaatgcaagcgatcagtCTGAAAGATGTGTTGAAAGATaaatagtttcctcagttcctcaaatgagtctactgtctcaggtggaaaacggcaataccagtttagagctccgccaaagagggtggaggggaagagaagacatcgttctttgtcggtgtgcatccgatatgccatggtggactcaaagatgttaaggtgttcaattgggtcctctcttccaatatagagttgtaaaccaagcttttggtttgtcttcacttgaagggggtgtcgaggatcctctttgtgagagggccagacctgggttggttccagtcaagtatctcgccctgacgttcggccttcaacttttttacttcctcaaagagctgtaggacaagggggtcctaagtggagtcatgtaccactgggattttctttcgtaagaaGTCTTTATCGCcttttggaagtaggaaagtttgagcaagggcgtgtgatttttccttgaacTCGCCGTACTAACGTCTAGGGCGAGTCTATtgaaatacctcagagtcccttgtacctttatgttcctctaggacctatcgttcattccctagattggcagctggcctaggTCATAGAAGGGGAtcaagtctttcagaaacccttgggtccttgaccttcgagcatatgtggaggggattctctcaagGTTGTTAtaagaagtctcggcagtcacgataaacgactttcgatcTTTCCAACCCTTTTGCAATGAAGtatcttcctccacttctcctgctttgggtcgaagtagctgggttgagagaagtctcatgttgatcaatgttttgatgattagctcgctcctcatcagggatacccatgtcgaatgaaggtgaccctccgtgttgggggcacccagatgatggttgatgtccacaggggcaacgagctcgcgtgtttgagtacgcctagttttgtggagcgtctcaaataGCTTcttatactgctcctggaggacctcattcttcattgttatcttgttgttctgagcttctagctcatcgactttagcttaaagagcaaccctctttcctttctTATTTCGTtacttcgcactaggtgcaagaggggtgtcattctgtgtgttgtggcttccttcgctccctatgttggagagggatgcctggtcaaaagagagtgtacgaattgtggaaaccagcttgacaaagttgaagatagtgggaataagtgtcgttcccacaaatggcgccaaatgttgatgcataaaatcagtgaagactttggtacaatagaaaatgttaagtttgtgaccttcgctagattgctctggtcactagtgtggataagtatgtaaatggatagagacagggaagcaaacactagatgtacgtggttcatccagattggctacgtccacggaatagaggagttctcattaattgtgaagggtttacacaactgcatagattcaagctctccttttgtaaGTACacgatttagtacaaatgacattaggaaatattgtgaaagaatgatctctatttatagaatagagtttctagtttcattttgacattgacacgtgtcgtgttgtgattggcttctgatgttgacacgtgttgcgctatgattggcttctgatgtcgacacgtgtcgcgctgtgattggcctcctggtttgagggaaactcttttgggtccttgactgtataacgttgaccggtgctcagtagtttcgggattggtcaagtatggtacaaacaaagcacatccaaacgagccaaTAACTGCTGAATGTgggattcaaaataaaaaaaattaacccttCACATTCTACAAATTTTTCCATCAATTGGGGTTCTTTTCCAACTCTATTTATCAGGAGCGAATGATACCTCATAACTGCCTCTCCCAATCATGGTCCACACAGCAATCCAAGAACAAGATAGAGGAATAAAGGACACATGCATGGAGTATTGGCattgtttaatttcattttgggtTTAtcttttatagtttttttttttaaatttttgttcgcTGCAAAAATGTAAAGCAAGTAAAGGCAGAAGAGTAGGTTTGTTTACAAGATTTTTATGGGCTTTTTGAAACTGCAATTAGCAGTTGCAATTGGTTTTATTCCTTTCCCGCAAAAACTAAATCATCTTCACTCTCAAGTATGTTACTTTGATAGTTTaatgtttgatttatttttaatttccctTTTATCATTAACTCCAGATTTGATCAAATATATAGGCTGATTGGTGAATCCCCAGTGATCGATGCATTTTCAATATATGAGTTGGTGGTTTCATTCTTTTGGGTAACTTtgtttaattcttttttctcaTGTCCATGAattcattttaattaatttagtaCAAATATTCATTTTTGGTTTCTAGGAAATTAAAAGTTTGAACCTTTTTTATTTGTGTAATCAGTTTTGATGTTTGTTTCACTGGGAAAATatggaagaaggaagagaaataATTAACCATACAATGCAAGCCACTCAAACTAAAATCTAAAGACAGAGTCAATCGACAGACTATTTTGTGTTGTTAAAAGAGATTAGCCATCTACAAAGCTAGGGAAAACCCCCATATCCAGTTTGATTTTTCactcttcaatttctttgttCTTTGCAAATTTGTGAATAAGGATTGGGACTACAAAGTATAAGCTCTGAAAATTTCCATTTTGAAATTGGAGATGTTTCGCCAGTGATTCAAGTGGGTATTGATGTCGTCATTTTCCATTTTACCCATCACCAattcaattcaaaacctatgtCATGCTTAACTATTAATTGAAAAATTGCAGGAGATTATAAAGCTAGAATTGAATCAGTGTGTTGTGAAGCAAAAACATTTCCCACAAATAGCTGCTGTCAGCATCCCTTCCGCATGTGCATGAATCATGCCCACTTCCACCTCCTGCAtcatcaaattttaaataagaAAGAAACCCTCTTTCTCTTCGTAAAGTAGTTTacaattccttttttttctcactCCAAAATCTTTTAACTCTCATACTGGCATCCTAAATCTTTCATTCTAACTCCAGTTCATTCAGCAATACccattttctttgttctttgcAGATTTGTAAATAAGGATTAGGACTACAAAGTCGAAGTTCTAAAAAATCCCTTAGTCGAAAACGATGACAGATTATTGAAGATGTTATCCTTTGTGAATCTCAACTGTCATCAGTGATTGAACATGTATTAATGTCTTCATATTTTAGAGTTGTATACATGTCTATATTGTGTTACCTGTTCAATAGAgtttttgcaacaaaaaaaatgaattttattttatttttgaaaaagaagaaaaaatacatCATCTCTATAGAAGAGGAATAATGTAGATAAGGTAACAACCTCTTAAATATTACTTTTATCAATTCCTTCCATACTTGATATGTTGAAGTCCTCTGGAAAtcttaaaattgaaatttcaaTTTGATGATTCTTAATAAAggtaaaattgaagaaaaatatgaaaaaaataacattgaaaTTCAACAATAGAAAATGATTCTTGCATAAATTAGATCACAGTTAAAAGATTCATGAAATTATACACTATCGAATTGACAAAGCACGTAACATTGAGAAtttcgaaaaagaaaaaaaacagactAACACAAACGCATAAAAAAGTGATGCCTTTGACGACATTCAAAGTAAATATTAAACATGCTGTGCGATTGTCTACCATCTAACAAAATTAAGAATGGCTAAGGAAATACCTTTGTAATGCAGTAATTCTGTTTGTAATTTCTGTTTGAATGCTCCACTAATTCACTGCACCAAAGTATATTTAACCAAAAAGAAGTGAGGAGAATATAGACAGGGAATTGATATTAATAATGCAAACCACTAAATGAAACACATATATACGCACTACCAATTAATAGTCCAAGTATGTAATCCCTATTTAAGCTTGCCAAAATGAAACTCAAAATGAATTATGGTAAGTATATATATGTGCACGTctaagttggatgattgaagATAATAAGAAATTGTTGTGATGGACACACACccataatttataaaatattcacttaagaaatataaaaatatctAAAACAAAACATCTTTGGGGCACATAGCGCCCATAATGCAAAAAAACCTCTCGCACGTACGTTAGTGCGTACAAAGAAGCTAGTTTAATCTAATTTTTctatggaatgaccaaaatgattgatggtggataaTTTCAATaatcacttttattgatttcaaatctcatggatcaaaatgatgagttatacaaatctcatagactattttggctaaaaaaaacaatatgattcaAAACGAATTCTCAAATAATTTGACAGTGaatcatcaaatcaaatcaTTGATTCTACTTCCTTAACCATAAATAACTATTAATTCCACAAatcaaaagaagagaaataagaAAAAGAGAATTTGAGTATTGAAATCGACGGTTGGCAAGCGACGATTCAGCATAAGACCGCGACAGCCGTCGATCACAAACCACAAACTTGCCACCACGAAAATAAACAATCCTCTTCCTCGTTCATTTCGCTTcctccgtctctctctctccctcccccaaAATTTTcccagactctctctctccgccGTGAAGATGAGCAAGGGACCTGGACTTTTTACCGACATCGGCAAGAAAGCCAAAGGTAACGAACCGTTgtctctcactttctctctatctCGCTCTTCGTCTCTGTGATATTTCTATTGTTTGTCGCTCTCTCGATCGCGTAACTTGCACCTGAAACGGTGCGTTTTGGCTTCTGTTGCAGATCTTCTGACCAAGGACTACAGCTCCGATCAAAAATTCACCATCTCCACCTACAGCGATGCCGGCGTGGTACGCACTCGAAGCTCttatttaaagaaaatgtaATTGATTAGTCGAGAAAATATTTGTTCGGATCAGTGTTGTTTTGCTAGTGTGGGTTCTTTGAGCTCGATTATAGTGCCAATTTCATGCTATTTTCCGTGTTGGGTTCGAAATTGATGCTGTTGCATTTGAGAATTGAGTCATTTTTGTAGTTTGTAGCTTTCCTCTGCCCGAAATCAGTttatacgtttttttttttataaactagATCATATTTTTCGTTttcgtttgataaccatttcgtttttagtttttagttttcagtttttgcgCTAGAGATAGAGTGAAAGCGTCTGTGTTTTATAAACTAGATTATGTATTTCGCGTTTTCGTTTGCTATGTAGTCTTTTATTCAGGACTTGTGTTGATAACCGTTTTGTTTTTAGCTTTTAGTTTTCGGTTAAAGATCGAGGGAAAGCGTATGGGACAAATGAAAATGGAAAAAGAAAGTGAGGGGTGATGGGAGGGAGGGGGGAGAAATGTGAAAGCAAGAACTTGAAAGTGAAAACAACTTAAAAGTTGTTTtaggttttggtttttagtttccaTTTTGTGTCACATTTTTTTCATCATCCTTCCGTCTCCTTTTTCCATTCCTCCTTTCTCCCACATACTTTCTTCTCtgtagcagaaaaaaaaaatgaaaaccaaagacaaaatggttatcaaacgggaCCCTTAGTTGTTTTGGTGTTCGAATACTAAATTTTTGTTAGAATTCGGTCTCTTAGGCAATAGAAGAGTTAAGtgtttccttgtctttgtttttcttGGAAACTGGGAGATTGTGGGGTTGTctaattttcattattttcgtGATTGAAGTGCTTATCTGTTGGGatttttgtggaaaaaaaatataatttactcTCATGACTGTTTCATTTGTTGTTTACCCCATTTCTCAACCTTGCTCCTATTCGTGTGTTCATTTGCAGCGTGTTACTTTGCAGATTGTTCATTTTGAAGTTGTTACTCTGTATCTTATTGCTTCCTGTGCAGCTCTTTTCTTTGTGTTATGTTATTATAGATTTGGACATATATGTGCATGCATCTTATAATGACTTAGGAAAATTCGCTTAGTAACACCTTAAATACATAttttcataaataataaaagtgAACTCTAACATACATGAAGGGAATGTCTTGACTTATTAAAGGACATTGTATTTTTCTCCTTTGAATTGTGTGTCAATTCCAATCATTATGGTTACAGTTAATATTTGAAATAATATTTAAGTTTACTAAGATTCATCGTGATTCAATTTCAAGTAATATTGTATTGAAGCTTCAAAACTTGAGCTGAGAATGTTGGTGTAGAATTGGAACAGTTGGCTGTGTAGTATTATCAGGTTGATTAATGGATGAAagtaaaacaattttaagagtAACCTTGAGATTTTGCATACTTTTGTTCAAGGAATGGTGTCttgatattttagtttttttttttttttgaaaagcaaAAAGATGGGGGGGGGGGCACCTGAAATGTCATCTAGTACCCATCGTTTATAATTATCAGTACTGCAGTTGTTATTTGAATTGATGTTTATAGCTCAGAAGTTCCATTTCCTACTATGCTTTAAGATCCATGCCATCATAAATTTTGAATTCATACGATCAACCTTAGGCTATGGTagtgtttgtttatttgtgcCTCTTCTTGGAAGAAATTGTACGAGTTATTGAGTTTATTCCTTGTCTgatagatttttgtttttgttccaATAATTTCTTTTTTGGATCCTTTAGGCCCTCACCTCAACAGCAGTGAAGAAAGGAGGACTTTCCATTGGGGACATCTTGACACAATACAAGTACAAGAACACGGTGGTTGATGTCAAAGTTGACACAGAATCAAATGTGGGTTGCGTTGTTTGTTGAATATTGCAAACAATTCTCTTGTTCTTCTAAGCATGCCACTTTTCTCTTTGATTTGGCAGATCTTGACGACCTTCACGATCAATGAGATTGTCCCATCCACAAAAACTATAGCTTCATTCAAAGCGCCTGATTTCAACTCTGGCAAGGTATAAAATCTGGGATCTTTAGGCTAGGCGatatttacatttgtttttgtgatttaACTATATGATAAgtcattttttcaatttattgtGCAGTTGGAGGTTCAGTACTTCCATGACCATGCAGCCGTCACTACAGCCGTTGCCTTGAATCAATCCCCAGCTATTGATTTTTCAGCCACCATTGGAACCCCAACCATTGCATTTGGTGCAGAAGGGGGTTATGACACTACGTCTGGAAACTTTACGAAGTATACTGCTGGAATTAGCATCACAAAGCCAGATCAGTCTGCTTCAATAATTCTGTAAGCATTTGTACCATAACCTTTTATCATGTACAATAGTTTAAATTCGGTTGTTCTAGTATTAACGGTTATATATTCTGAtatcagctctctctctctctaatctctCAGGGGTGACAAGGGAGACAGTATAAGAGCATCATATGTGCATTATATGGATCTGTTGAAGAGTAGTGCTGCTGTGGGAGAGATCACTAGAAAATTCTCCACGAACGAGAACACTTTCACAGTGGGGGGCCAATATGCTGTTGATATCTACACTGTAGTGAAAGCTAAGCTCAACAATCACGGAAAGCTAGGAGCCCTCCTGCAGCATGAAGTCATACCGAAGTCAGTGCTGACAATATCTGGTGAGGTAGACACCAAGGCCTTGGACAAAAATCCCAGGTTTGGCGTGGCCATTGCCCTCAAGCCTTGATTCTTTGGTGTTAATGAATTCAATACCTGGCTCAATTTTTTGATTGGCTCTTGAGAGGAGCGCTTAATAATTAGTTCCACAGAAACATTTGTCCTAGTCCGTGATGACTGTGGATGGATCGTTTGGCGCTTGGGCCTCTATTGCGTGGTCGGGGCCTCTTCTTTTCCTCTATATTCTTTTGGTTTATAACCGTAGGTTGATGAGGCGTTGCACGTTCAGGTCTCCTTGTTTGGAGAACCCAAGAATTTTGATTGATAGAAGATTTGCTTGCATATATTGTTGTGGCAAGTGGTATGCGATTGTTAACTCCGATCGAGTTTATAACTGCAACATTGATATTGCTGACCGATGTGTTGCCGCAGTtattagacctggcattcgtgtcgtgttttccgtgttttGTCGTTTTCATGttatacccgatatcttaacggatcatgtcgtgtaacacctgttaaaataaacgggcgaaatgacccgacccgaaatcgacccgataatattgaCAGGAAATATGAttcgacccgttacccgttaaggaaaatatattttaaaccaataaatacaacaacaacaacaacaacaaagccttttcccactaagtggggtcggctatatgaatcctagaacgccattgcgctcggttttgtgtcatgtcctccgttagatctcagtactctaagtcttttcttagagtctcttccaaagttttcctaggtcttcctctaccccttcggccctgaacctctgtcccgtagtcacatcttcgaaccggagcgtcattcggccttctttgcacatgtccaaatcaccggagccgattttctctcatctttcctacaatttcggctactcctactttacctcggatatcctcattcccaatcttatcctttctcgtgtgcccacacatcccacgaagcatcctcatctccgctacacccattttgtgtacgtgttgatgcttcaccgcccaacattctgtgccatacaacatcgctggccttattgccgtcctataaaattttcccttgagcttcagtggcctacgacggtcacacaacacgccggatgcattcttacacttcatccatccagctcgtattctatggttgagatctccatctaattctccgttctcttgcaagatagatcctaggtagcgaaaacggtcgctttttgtgatcttcgctagattgctccggtcattagcgtggataagtatataaatggatagagataggaaagcaaacacaaaatgtacgtggttcacccagattggctacgtccacggaatagaagagttctcattaattgtgaagggtttacacaagtacataggttcaagctctcctttagtgagtacaagtgaatgatttagtacaaatgacattaggaaatattgtgggagaatgatctcgtaatcacgaaacttctaagtatcggagtgtggtgtcgtcttgacttgccttatctgtctcataggtagatgtggcatcttctctggaagtactcttcctccatccaggggtggtatctttaactggtggagatgcacaaggtaatgcacttgaagcttacttgtagtttcaggcttggtcaagcgcgatacaaaccatgtagtaggagtcccccaagtcgccgagctagggggtctgctgaaagaggtgacagacaaggtaagcaatcagagctccgactgattgttcaccttctccccatcttgcagcaacatgaaggataaagagaagaaaaatgagaagagatgatatgagatactttttcttttgaagaagtaactttccacaggcttattcttgaactgagctggagggttttctggtttcctccagagtataaggccgactgaagaatttgagggtcaaaacaagtccatcaaatctagagtacgttccaccctgctgatatgggatacttttgcttttgacagagtaatggatgtatcggcacgtgtgctgttacgcttgtctccacatgcttccttgtatccttcgcacttgccctatctgttcctcaagcagatgcggaatcttccctggaaatataagatgttgaagatgagtactcgagagcaatgccaggtaagtaatcaggtaaggggttccaggcagtcagttcctggctggaagcttgattccaagtgctgactgattgctctctttctccttgtcttgcaggtaaaaacaaggccaaaggaaaagacagggaaaaagcatgatatgggatactcttgcttttaaccctgatgatatgagatattcttgctctagtatagcttgtttgcagaggtattatcggggggaaggaaagctgaatatttcgaaaggcttcgttgggagtgccctctcagatatgatgaagggttgagcatttttgcaggtctgcctgtctgttggggatggaggtcgacatatataggagtctccctaagaagtagtaatgctattcctttaccctgcttggtcatagcacggtagtgggagctgccagtttcacatgttttaactctgtcagagcactttgaaaaagtggtctgtgctatctggctctcgagattcggagaacgatgccttttcgatttttgagaaagcaatcatgctgggggtctggctctcgagattcggagagcagtgtctcttcgatttttgagaaagtaatcatgttgggagtttggctctcgagattcggagggcggtgcctcttcgattttggagcaagcaatctgttgggagtgttgtctcgaatgtgagtaaaggttgggcatgtttgctagtctaccttgccacgaagcacaaaggttgacacacagggactttccaattatccagcaatggtactgttcctttaccctctcttcgattttgagaaagtagtcatgttgggagtctggctctcgagattcggaggacggtgtctcttcgattttggagcaagcaatcttgttgggagtgttttctcgaatgtgagtaaaggttgggcatgtttgctagtctaccttgccacgaagcacataggttgacaaacagggactttccaattatccagcagtggtactgttcctttacccttgtgggtaataatatggtagctagaccttcaaaatttatgtgtctaaactttgttagtgctgtttctttgctattcttttacctttcttggtcagagcgatgtagtgggagttgcaagcttcacgtgctcaactttggcagagaactttggcaaagttatctgtggtacccatgagctattgttgcgtgtgggaagtgggtgattgaacagtaagattcatgtgctttctacttcaccagaagtcttcgacagaatgcccataatttctgcaaagctgagtgtgcgtgtgacaggtgctgacaaggctagaaaagtaggtgcctcttcgatttctgagatcggccctcgtggtctctaagcagcccagcttttgagaaaagcgagcgcctcttcgattgattcggagaacgatgcctcatcgatttttgagaaaacaatcatgctgggggtctggctctcgaagattcggggagcagtgtctcttcgatttttgagaaagtaatcatgttgggagtctggctctcgagattcggagggcggtgcctcttcgattttggagcaagcaatcttgttgggagtattttctcgaatgtgagtaaaggttgggcatgtttgctagtctaccttgccacgaagcacagaggttgacacacagggactttccaattatccagcaatggtactgttcctttaccctctcttcgatttttaagaaagaagtcatgttgggagtctggctctcgagattcggaggacggtgcctcttcgattttggagcaagcaatcttattgggagtgttttctcgaatgtgagtaaaggttgggcatgtttgctagtctaccttgccacgaagcacataggttgacacacagggactttccaattatccagcagtggtactattcctttacccttgtgggtaataatatggtagctagaccttcaaaatttatgggtctaaactttgttagtgctgtttctttgctattcttttacccttcttggtcagagcgatgtagtggaagctgcaagcttcacgtgctcaactttggcagagaactttggcaaagttatctgtggtacccatgagctattgttgcgtgtgggaagtgggtgattgaacagtaagattcatgtgttttctacttccccagaagtcttcgacagaatgcccataatttccgcaaagctgagtgtgcgtgtgacaggtgctgacaaggctggaaaagtaggtgcctcttcgatttctgagattggccctcgtggtctctggggagcccagcttttgagaaagcgagcgcctcttcgatttctgagatcagccttcgaggtctttgagcagcccaacttttgagaaagcaaacgcttcttcgatttctgagatcaaccctcgtgatctctaagcagcccagcttttgagaaagcaaacgcctcttcgatttctgagcaggcgcctcttcgatttctgaagctccgtcgagtgcagatttttataggggctggcattaagttccaaagcacacttgaatctccaccagtagaagcttcattcttgcacttctaagatcttgatttgtccgacctcttctctcttcaacacctttgaaaatgtctggcccctccgaccgtcgttttgacttgaaccttgttgaagaggcagccccgccttctccagacaacatatggcgcccatccttcgtctcccctactggtccccttaccgttggggattccgtgatgaagaatgatatgaccgctgcggtggtggccaggaaccttctcactcccaaagataacagactactttccaaacggtctgatgagttagctgttaaggattcgctggctctcagtgttcaatgtgcaggttctgtgtctaatatggcccaacgcctatttgctcgaacccgccaagttgaatcattggcggctgaagtgatgagtctcaaacaggagattagagggctcaagcatgagaataaacagttgcaccggctcgcacatgactatgctacaaacatgaagaggaagcttgaccagatgaaggaaactgatggtcaggttttacttgatcatcagagatttgtgggtttgttccaaaggcatttattgccttcgtcttctggggctgtaccgcgtaatgaagctccaaatgatcaacccctgatgcctcctccttctagggttctgtccagtactgaggctccaaatgatccccctccggtgccttctctttctggggctctaccgactgctgagacttctcctaagcaacctttgtgaaggctccctcttgtgtgtttattttgactcatgtatatgtacatatttgtagcttatcggggatatcaataaataagctttccttcatttcaacgtattgtgttaaatacaccaaagccttcttcgctaagttctttgaattttcttttgttgaagcttgtatgttgaagctttctgagtggagcatgtaggttggggtagtgttcccttaattttccgagtgaggaaaacttctcggttggagacttggaaaatccaagtcactgagtgggatcggctatatgaatcttag
Above is a window of Malus sylvestris chromosome 15, drMalSylv7.2, whole genome shotgun sequence DNA encoding:
- the LOC126603527 gene encoding mitochondrial outer membrane protein porin 2-like: MSKGPGLFTDIGKKAKDLLTKDYSSDQKFTISTYSDAGVALTSTAVKKGGLSIGDILTQYKYKNTVVDVKVDTESNILTTFTINEIVPSTKTIASFKAPDFNSGKLEVQYFHDHAAVTTAVALNQSPAIDFSATIGTPTIAFGAEGGYDTTSGNFTKYTAGISITKPDQSASIILGDKGDSIRASYVHYMDLLKSSAAVGEITRKFSTNENTFTVGGQYAVDIYTVVKAKLNNHGKLGALLQHEVIPKSVLTISGEVDTKALDKNPRFGVAIALKP